AAACGACTGAAAGGCAGGGTGAACCGACTATTCGGCGGGTTGAACGGAGGTGAGCCAGGCCTTGAATTCGGGGACGCGGGCCTTGGAAATGACGATGCGTTCGGGGGTTCCGACCGTCAGGTGGAGCGCCAGGCGGCTGCCGAACCACACGGCGATCTCCTTCACGGCGCGGCGCGCCACGATGAACTGGCGGTTGGCGCGGAAGAAATCCGCTTCGGGCAGGATGGCCTGCAGGGTTTCGAGCGTCTTGTCGAGCGGGTAGGAAACTCCCTCGTAGGTACAGGCGGTGACTTTCTCGTTGCTGGTATAGCAATAGGCGATCTGCTCGCGCCGGAGCGGGATGATCCGGTCGCGGACATGCACCAGGAAAGCCTGCTCGTGCCGTGCCGCGGCCATCGTCCGCACCCGGAAGCCGTAATCGCGGCGTTCGCCCTTGGACAGGCGTTCCAGCTTGCCCAGCGCACGCTGCACGTCGGCGTTGTTGATTGGTTTGAGCAGGTAGTCGATGCTGTTGACCCTGAAGGCTTCGAGCGCATACTGGTCATAGGCCGTCGTGAAGACGACGGGTGCGGTAACCTCCACGGCGTCGAAGATGCGGAACGAATCGCCGTCGGCCAGGTGGATGTCCATGAACAACAGGTCGGGCTGGGGATTCGCACGCAGCCATTCGACGCTCTCCTCGACGCTTTCGAGCGTCCCGATGATCTCCACGCCGGGAGCCACCTGTTTCAGGATGGCCTCCAGGTTCAGCGCGGCGGCGGTTTCGTCCTCGATAATCAGGGCCTTCATCCGATGGCGGGTTTTTGCAGCGGCATGCGCACGACGAACTCCTTGTCGGTGTCGATGATCTCGATGTCGCGGCCCGTAATCAGGTGCCAGCGGTTGCGCAGGTTTTCCAGGCCGATGCCCGTCGACGGTTCGGGTTCGATCTTCGGCACCTTGGGATTGGCGACCACCAGCCACCCCTGCTCGGTGCGGATCGAGATATGGAACGGCTTGCTGCGGGTTATGGTATTGTGTTTGACGGCGTTGCCGATCAGCGGCTGCAACGACAGCGCCGGGAGCGTCCAGGAGCGATACTTGTCGTCGACGTCGATGTCGAAGAACAGTTTGTCGGCAT
This Alistipes onderdonkii DNA region includes the following protein-coding sequences:
- a CDS encoding LytR/AlgR family response regulator transcription factor → MKALIIEDETAAALNLEAILKQVAPGVEIIGTLESVEESVEWLRANPQPDLLFMDIHLADGDSFRIFDAVEVTAPVVFTTAYDQYALEAFRVNSIDYLLKPINNADVQRALGKLERLSKGERRDYGFRVRTMAAARHEQAFLVHVRDRIIPLRREQIAYCYTSNEKVTACTYEGVSYPLDKTLETLQAILPEADFFRANRQFIVARRAVKEIAVWFGSRLALHLTVGTPERIVISKARVPEFKAWLTSVQPAE